A single Microthrixaceae bacterium DNA region contains:
- a CDS encoding DEAD/DEAH box helicase family protein: protein MRRCRDEDRAANPAEQVALARWAGWGSIPQVFDDAAERFAAERAQIRQLLGTEEAWSQARRTTLNAHYTSASVVTAMWSAVRDLGVDGPVRVLEPGCGSGNFLGFAPPDAVLTGVELDATTAAIARHLYGARATIHNGAFEDLRVEDGAFDVVIGNVPFAKVTPHDPHHNRGRHALHNYFLLKSLHLTRPGGLVVALTSRYTLDARNSAARREMAMLADLVGAVRLPERAFARSSGTDVVVDLLVLRRRLPGAEPMGPAWEHVVPIALPAIGANTDQGSGEPLEVNEYFDAHPDRVLGDLAAARGMYRDHELTVTPNGDLEAQLPAALQRLVADATSAGLRFFASPPSTISRRQAPEVATGTFDLTHAQDGSFVTNTEGDIAQLHGGAAVTYQPRVAKDRPELARLIGLRDAARSVLGVQLDGGSEDDLRAAQQVLAGRYDSYRRVHGPINRSSQARTGRRDPETGEELYRRVRPRMGGFREDPDWPLVAALEVFDDETQQARPAAIFSERIIDPPHERHSVDSPDEAVAVCLDESGRVSLERAAELLGLDAPTTRQRLGRLVYDEPGTDRLIPAAEYLSGNVRTKLDAARVAAADDPRYRVNVADLEAVLPRQLEPADITARLGSPWIPSRDVESFAGEVLDATVDVEHLPQLGHWSARLRDGSRRSVALTSEWGTSRADAITLLDAALNQRLHTVTDATDDGRRVRNDAETLAARDKQEALTTRFSTWVWEDPTRAERLATTYNDLFSSTVLPQHDGSHLTLPGLAGSFTPRDHQRAAVARVLTDGRTLLAHAIGAGKTATMVMAAMELRRLGSASKPAVVVPNHMLEQFSREWLQIYPTARILVADRERLSKGRRKEFVARAATGDWDGIVFTQSGFARVPLGADLMREYMAGELETARAALAGSRDGKGLSVKKLERRIAQMEENYKRLLAEHTKDDGVRFEETGIDFLFCDEAHAYKNRRVDSSIDGAANTGSQRAQDLDSKLWALRRAHGPRVAVFATATPVANSMAELWVMQTYLQPDQLEAVGLRPFDAWAATFGRTHTALELAPDGSSYRMQTRFARFQNVPELLTLYRQVADVRTLDDLDLPTPAIAGGQAETVVVDPSDNLVDYVLLLAARAERIRNRAVDPSEDNMLKVTGDGRRAALDLRLIGLEAPTEQAKLDVAAQHISAIHHATRDHRYADDHGQLTLRPGALQLVFCDVSTPAGDGWNAYDELKSLLVRRGVEAGAIRYMQSAQTDQAKANLFAACRDGTIAVLIGSTETMGVGTNVQTRAIAMHHLDAPWRPADIEQRDGRILRQGNQNSEVRILRYVTEGSFDTYMWQTLERKAAFIAQVTRGDLPDRDVDDIGDQALSFAEVKALATGDPLVLEKAAVDADVARLTRLERAHQDDQHRLRRTHDTATTRAERLSGRAAQLEGVLERVVDTRGDRFAMTIDGHRHSKRVEAGEHLQRLMADRLDQTPPETNGPTIEVGALAGLAVTAQAVTTIDDEIRLAVADAHIEVTYPALDWKRSEPTNLITRLERQIQRLPDTLTSLQAEVDTARGEADRAAARIGAPWDRADELAGLRRRQGEINDTLTAAANPEAVETPLTATNPAPPSAPPPRGDGLSL, encoded by the coding sequence GTGCGCCGCTGCCGCGACGAGGACCGTGCGGCGAATCCGGCTGAACAGGTAGCGCTCGCCCGGTGGGCCGGGTGGGGGTCGATCCCCCAGGTGTTCGACGACGCCGCCGAGCGCTTCGCCGCCGAGCGAGCTCAGATCCGTCAGCTTCTCGGCACCGAGGAGGCGTGGAGCCAGGCCCGTCGCACCACCCTCAACGCTCACTACACCTCGGCGTCGGTCGTCACCGCCATGTGGTCCGCCGTTCGTGACCTGGGTGTCGACGGGCCGGTCCGGGTGCTCGAGCCGGGCTGCGGGTCGGGGAACTTCTTGGGGTTCGCTCCGCCCGATGCTGTGCTCACCGGGGTCGAGCTGGACGCCACCACGGCGGCGATCGCCCGCCACCTCTACGGTGCCCGCGCCACCATCCACAACGGCGCGTTCGAAGACCTCCGCGTCGAGGACGGCGCGTTCGACGTGGTGATCGGCAACGTGCCGTTCGCCAAGGTCACCCCGCACGACCCTCACCACAACCGGGGCCGCCACGCCCTGCACAACTACTTCCTCCTCAAGTCGCTCCACCTCACCCGACCCGGCGGGCTCGTCGTCGCCCTCACCTCCCGCTACACCCTCGACGCCCGCAACTCGGCTGCGCGCCGAGAGATGGCGATGCTCGCCGATCTCGTCGGCGCCGTTCGGCTCCCCGAGCGCGCCTTCGCCCGAAGCTCGGGCACCGATGTCGTCGTCGACCTGCTGGTCCTGCGCCGTCGACTTCCCGGGGCCGAGCCGATGGGCCCCGCGTGGGAACACGTCGTACCCATCGCCCTCCCCGCAATCGGTGCGAACACGGACCAGGGGAGCGGTGAGCCCCTGGAGGTCAACGAGTACTTCGACGCCCACCCCGACCGAGTCCTCGGTGACTTGGCCGCGGCTCGAGGCATGTACCGCGACCACGAGCTCACCGTCACCCCCAACGGCGACCTGGAGGCCCAACTCCCGGCTGCGCTGCAACGACTTGTCGCCGACGCCACCTCCGCGGGTCTCCGCTTCTTCGCCTCCCCACCGAGCACCATCTCGCGCCGTCAGGCGCCCGAGGTTGCCACCGGCACCTTCGATCTCACCCACGCCCAAGACGGCAGCTTCGTCACGAACACCGAGGGCGACATCGCGCAGCTCCACGGCGGCGCCGCGGTCACCTACCAACCCCGCGTCGCCAAGGACCGCCCCGAACTGGCTCGCCTGATCGGCCTACGCGACGCCGCCCGCTCCGTGCTCGGCGTCCAGCTCGACGGCGGAAGCGAGGACGACCTGCGCGCCGCTCAACAGGTCCTCGCCGGTCGCTACGACAGCTACCGACGTGTGCACGGGCCGATCAACCGTTCCAGTCAGGCCCGCACCGGGCGCCGCGACCCCGAGACCGGTGAGGAGCTGTACCGCAGGGTCCGGCCCCGCATGGGTGGGTTCCGAGAAGACCCCGACTGGCCGCTCGTCGCCGCCCTCGAGGTGTTCGACGACGAGACCCAACAAGCCCGGCCCGCCGCCATCTTCTCCGAGCGGATCATCGACCCACCGCATGAGCGCCACTCCGTCGACAGCCCCGACGAAGCCGTCGCCGTGTGCCTCGACGAGTCCGGCCGGGTCTCGCTCGAACGGGCAGCGGAGCTTCTCGGGCTCGATGCCCCCACTACGAGGCAACGCCTCGGCCGTCTCGTCTACGACGAGCCCGGCACCGACCGGCTCATCCCCGCCGCCGAATACCTGTCGGGCAACGTGCGCACCAAGCTCGACGCCGCCCGCGTCGCCGCGGCCGACGACCCCCGCTACCGGGTCAACGTCGCGGACCTCGAAGCCGTCCTGCCCCGCCAGCTCGAACCGGCCGACATCACCGCCCGCCTCGGTTCACCGTGGATCCCCAGCCGTGACGTCGAATCCTTCGCTGGCGAAGTGCTCGACGCAACGGTCGATGTCGAACACCTCCCACAGCTCGGCCACTGGTCCGCTCGACTCCGCGACGGCAGCCGTCGCAGCGTCGCCCTCACCTCCGAATGGGGCACCTCGCGCGCCGATGCGATCACGTTGCTCGACGCCGCGCTCAACCAACGGCTCCACACCGTCACCGACGCCACTGACGACGGACGGCGGGTCCGCAACGACGCCGAGACCCTCGCTGCCCGCGACAAGCAGGAAGCCCTCACAACGCGGTTCTCGACCTGGGTGTGGGAGGACCCCACCCGCGCCGAACGCCTCGCCACCACCTACAACGACCTGTTCTCCTCGACCGTGCTCCCACAACACGATGGCAGCCACCTCACCCTTCCCGGCCTCGCCGGGAGCTTCACGCCCCGCGATCACCAACGCGCCGCAGTGGCCCGGGTCCTCACTGACGGCCGCACCCTGCTCGCACACGCCATAGGGGCCGGCAAGACCGCCACCATGGTCATGGCGGCGATGGAGCTACGCCGACTCGGATCAGCGTCGAAGCCCGCGGTCGTGGTCCCCAACCACATGCTCGAGCAGTTCTCCCGGGAGTGGCTTCAGATCTACCCGACCGCCCGGATCCTCGTCGCCGATCGGGAACGGCTGTCGAAGGGCCGGCGTAAGGAGTTCGTCGCCCGCGCCGCCACCGGCGACTGGGACGGCATCGTGTTCACCCAGTCCGGCTTCGCACGCGTACCTCTCGGGGCCGACCTGATGCGCGAATACATGGCCGGTGAGCTCGAAACAGCCCGCGCTGCGCTCGCCGGATCCCGTGACGGCAAGGGCCTGTCGGTCAAGAAGCTCGAACGGCGCATCGCCCAGATGGAGGAGAACTACAAGCGGCTCCTCGCCGAGCACACCAAGGACGACGGCGTCCGCTTCGAGGAGACCGGCATCGATTTCCTCTTCTGTGATGAGGCCCACGCCTATAAGAACCGGCGCGTCGACTCCAGCATCGACGGTGCCGCCAACACCGGTTCGCAGCGAGCCCAGGACCTCGACTCCAAGCTGTGGGCGCTGCGCCGCGCCCACGGGCCGAGGGTGGCGGTGTTCGCCACGGCTACCCCGGTGGCGAACTCGATGGCCGAGCTGTGGGTGATGCAGACCTATCTGCAACCCGACCAGCTCGAAGCGGTCGGCCTGCGACCCTTCGACGCGTGGGCCGCCACGTTCGGCCGGACCCACACCGCTCTCGAGCTGGCACCCGACGGGTCGTCCTATCGGATGCAGACCCGCTTCGCCCGGTTCCAGAACGTCCCCGAACTACTCACCCTCTACCGCCAGGTCGCCGACGTACGCACCCTCGACGACCTCGACCTCCCCACCCCCGCCATCGCGGGCGGACAGGCCGAGACGGTCGTGGTCGACCCGAGCGACAACCTCGTCGACTACGTGCTCCTCCTAGCGGCGCGGGCCGAACGCATCCGCAACCGGGCCGTCGACCCCTCCGAGGACAACATGTTGAAGGTCACCGGCGACGGACGCCGCGCCGCGCTCGACCTCCGCCTCATCGGCCTGGAAGCACCGACCGAGCAGGCCAAGCTCGACGTCGCCGCCCAACACATCTCGGCGATCCACCACGCCACCCGTGACCACCGCTACGCCGATGATCACGGCCAGCTCACCCTGCGCCCCGGTGCTCTCCAGCTCGTGTTCTGCGACGTGTCCACCCCAGCAGGTGACGGCTGGAACGCGTACGACGAACTGAAGTCGCTGCTGGTTCGGAGGGGTGTCGAGGCCGGTGCGATTCGCTACATGCAGTCCGCCCAGACCGACCAGGCCAAGGCCAACCTGTTCGCCGCCTGCCGTGACGGCACCATCGCCGTGCTCATCGGTTCCACCGAGACCATGGGAGTCGGCACCAACGTCCAGACCCGCGCCATCGCCATGCACCACCTCGACGCCCCCTGGCGACCAGCCGACATCGAACAGCGAGACGGCCGCATCCTCCGCCAGGGCAACCAGAACTCCGAGGTCCGCATCCTTCGCTACGTCACCGAAGGAAGCTTCGACACCTACATGTGGCAGACCCTCGAACGGAAGGCCGCGTTCATCGCTCAGGTAACCCGCGGCGACCTGCCCGACCGCGACGTCGATGACATCGGCGACCAGGCCCTGTCCTTCGCGGAGGTGAAGGCCCTCGCCACCGGCGACCCGCTCGTGTTGGAGAAGGCCGCCGTCGACGCAGACGTCGCCCGGCTCACCCGCCTCGAACGCGCCCACCAAGACGACCAGCACCGCCTCCGCCGCACCCACGACACCGCCACCACCCGCGCCGAACGGCTTTCCGGCAGGGCCGCGCAGCTCGAGGGAGTGTTGGAACGAGTCGTGGACACACGCGGCGACCGCTTCGCCATGACCATCGACGGCCACCGGCACTCCAAGCGAGTCGAGGCCGGCGAACACCTCCAACGACTGATGGCCGACCGGCTCGACCAGACCCCGCCCGAGACCAACGGCCCGACCATCGAGGTCGGAGCCCTCGCCGGACTCGCCGTCACCGCCCAAGCCGTCACCACCATCGACGACGAGATCCGCCTCGCCGTCGCCGACGCCCACATCGAGGTCACCTACCCGGCGCTCGACTGGAAGCGCAGCGAGCCCACCAACCTCATCACCCGCCTCGAACGCCAGATCCAACGCCTGCCCGACACCTTGACGTCCCTCCAGGCCGAAGTCGACACGGCTCGAGGCGAAGCCGACCGTGCCGCCGCCCGCATCGGCGCGCCGTGGGACCGCGCCGACGAGCTCGCCGGACTGCGCCGCCGACAAGGCGAGATCAACGACACGCTCACCGCCGCAGCCAACCCGGAAGCAGTCGAGACACCCTTGACTGCGACCAATCCCGCGCCACCATCGGCACCGCCACCCCGAGGTGACGGTCTCTCTCTGTGA
- a CDS encoding type IV secretory system conjugative DNA transfer family protein, protein MERDGLGVFEVLVLVLAGAALLVVGVVWAGASLALLLSGAPQGVAFSAAADATGGLPSNLAAPAAAWPAPYDQALPGAPLYWLSTGIAGAIVATIVGLGVRWFSRSKVGTTRRRPLGVDARPRFARHRDLRALLVREPVAGRFVVARFGRWLVATEPSPLQGAQPKHRFGEPRRGDRGAVALVGPSRSGKTTAAVAGILEWQGPAVLSSVKADLLGATQGWRSSVGEVRIYDPMSSSIPKGTTALWSPLQQAGTVAGAQRAARALCDAAPRGGVEGGMDFWLAQAEILLSGLLFIAHHGHRDMGAVCQWVFSQDRPTDAGDGEVYDAIKPLLNSNNSAVSNGASDVHQSLKSVWQMEDRTRSSIYATTQTVVWPWSDPGVAASARPAHVPPGKGRRPKPGKEGDGQIDLGWLLDERRQNTVYLCSPIEDQRRLAPAFGGLLNDLINQAYRHVAETGKPLDPPLLVVIDEAGNTPLRSLPEYASTLAGIGVLLVTIWQSLAQLNAAYGPQSDTILTNHLTKVMYAGLSDPASLGYVDRILGQAEVDTRSRTAAERLNGGSDQYSTTQVPLAPAHVLRQMRPGDALLVHGTLPPAHVRTRPFYATPHLAERAAMEPGKQCSEREAAA, encoded by the coding sequence ATGGAACGCGATGGGCTTGGGGTGTTCGAGGTCCTGGTGCTCGTGCTGGCCGGGGCAGCGCTGTTGGTCGTCGGGGTCGTGTGGGCGGGCGCATCCCTGGCGCTGCTGCTGTCGGGGGCGCCCCAAGGGGTCGCCTTCTCGGCGGCTGCTGACGCCACCGGTGGCCTGCCCTCGAACCTGGCCGCACCGGCCGCTGCTTGGCCGGCGCCCTACGACCAGGCGTTGCCGGGGGCGCCGCTCTACTGGCTGAGCACCGGGATAGCTGGAGCGATCGTGGCGACGATCGTCGGGCTTGGCGTCCGCTGGTTCAGCCGCTCGAAGGTGGGGACGACCCGCCGTCGGCCGCTCGGTGTGGATGCCCGGCCTCGGTTCGCGCGGCATCGGGACCTGCGGGCACTGCTCGTCCGGGAACCGGTCGCAGGTCGGTTCGTAGTGGCCCGGTTCGGTCGGTGGCTCGTCGCCACCGAGCCGTCGCCGCTGCAAGGCGCTCAGCCGAAGCATCGGTTCGGTGAACCGCGCCGGGGCGACCGAGGAGCCGTCGCTCTGGTCGGGCCGTCGCGGTCGGGCAAGACGACTGCTGCGGTGGCCGGGATCTTGGAGTGGCAGGGGCCGGCGGTCCTGTCGTCGGTGAAGGCAGATCTGCTCGGAGCCACCCAGGGATGGCGCTCCAGCGTCGGCGAGGTGCGGATCTACGACCCGATGTCGTCGTCTATCCCGAAGGGGACGACTGCGCTGTGGTCACCGTTGCAGCAGGCGGGCACGGTCGCCGGGGCGCAGCGGGCGGCGCGAGCGCTTTGCGACGCGGCGCCTCGTGGTGGGGTCGAGGGCGGCATGGACTTCTGGTTGGCGCAGGCCGAGATCCTGCTGTCGGGCCTGCTGTTCATCGCCCATCACGGCCACCGGGACATGGGCGCGGTGTGCCAGTGGGTGTTCTCCCAGGACCGCCCGACCGATGCCGGTGACGGCGAGGTCTACGACGCCATCAAGCCGTTGCTCAACTCGAACAACAGCGCCGTGTCGAACGGCGCCAGCGATGTCCACCAGAGCCTCAAGTCGGTGTGGCAGATGGAGGACCGCACCCGCTCGTCGATCTACGCCACCACCCAGACCGTGGTGTGGCCGTGGTCCGACCCTGGGGTCGCGGCGTCGGCTCGCCCCGCCCATGTCCCACCCGGGAAGGGCCGTCGACCCAAGCCCGGCAAGGAAGGAGACGGCCAGATCGATCTCGGTTGGCTGCTCGACGAGCGGAGGCAGAACACCGTCTACCTGTGCTCGCCGATCGAGGACCAGCGCCGGCTGGCCCCGGCGTTCGGCGGTCTGCTCAACGACCTGATCAACCAGGCGTACCGCCACGTCGCAGAGACCGGAAAGCCCCTCGACCCGCCGCTGCTGGTGGTGATCGACGAGGCCGGCAACACGCCGCTGCGGTCGCTGCCGGAGTACGCGTCGACCCTCGCCGGCATCGGCGTGCTGCTGGTGACGATCTGGCAGAGCCTCGCCCAGCTAAACGCCGCCTACGGCCCGCAGTCCGACACGATCCTCACCAACCACCTCACCAAGGTCATGTACGCCGGGCTGTCCGATCCGGCGTCGCTCGGCTACGTCGATCGGATCCTCGGCCAGGCCGAGGTCGACACCCGGTCGCGCACGGCGGCCGAGCGGCTCAACGGTGGCTCGGACCAGTACTCGACGACCCAGGTCCCGCTCGCCCCCGCCCACGTGTTGCGCCAGATGCGACCCGGCGATGCGCTCCTGGTCCACGGAACCCTGCCGCCGGCGCATGTCCGCACCCGGCCGTTCTATGCGACACCGCATCTGGCTGAGCGCGCGGCCATGGAGCCGGGCAAGCAGTGCAGCGAGCGGGAGGCGGCAGCGTGA
- a CDS encoding toprim domain-containing protein, translated as MYDREALLAATDLAALADDLIGGHVGTARSPMWTCPNPNHAQTGRTPPLSIFRGHQGDQRWRCHGCGDGGSAIDLVIACKGGTVRDALEFLADRVGHHDQGTDWQPSRQPATAQRPMMPGCRDSEGLQRYVDECAERLWKPEGRAIRRWLTNVRAIPADVLAQNRIGVDLGARYQDRPDGMPRAHGAVLPTIVEGRAVYAQIRVPHPDPDRPRYLNPRADLAANPKLTRMRPAECRHPEVIVTEGAIDALSAATAGYRAVGVLSATYGDESVALALARLPHPLVLAFDADDAGQAGADRLATLLEARDRTPVRLDLDTGDLNDAMRRSDDWPSRLESAVDQAMATRSVGAGVER; from the coding sequence ATGTACGACCGCGAAGCGCTCCTCGCCGCCACCGACCTCGCCGCGCTCGCCGACGACCTCATCGGCGGCCACGTCGGAACCGCCCGCAGCCCGATGTGGACCTGCCCCAACCCGAACCACGCCCAGACTGGCCGCACCCCGCCGCTCAGCATCTTCCGCGGCCACCAAGGCGACCAACGGTGGCGTTGCCACGGTTGCGGCGACGGCGGCTCGGCCATCGACCTCGTTATCGCCTGCAAGGGCGGCACCGTGCGCGACGCCCTTGAGTTCCTCGCGGATCGAGTCGGGCACCACGACCAGGGAACCGACTGGCAGCCGTCCCGCCAACCGGCAACCGCGCAGCGGCCGATGATGCCCGGCTGTCGGGATTCCGAAGGGCTCCAGCGCTACGTCGACGAGTGCGCCGAACGGCTGTGGAAGCCCGAAGGACGAGCGATCCGACGGTGGCTCACCAACGTCCGCGCCATCCCCGCCGATGTCCTCGCCCAGAACCGCATCGGTGTCGATCTCGGTGCTCGCTACCAGGACCGCCCCGACGGCATGCCCCGAGCCCACGGAGCAGTCCTTCCGACGATCGTCGAAGGTCGGGCCGTCTACGCCCAGATCCGCGTGCCGCACCCCGATCCTGACCGGCCCCGGTACCTCAACCCGAGAGCTGACCTCGCCGCCAACCCAAAGCTCACCAGGATGCGTCCCGCCGAGTGCCGACACCCCGAGGTCATCGTGACCGAAGGCGCGATCGACGCGCTCTCCGCGGCCACAGCCGGCTACCGGGCCGTCGGCGTGCTCAGCGCCACCTACGGCGACGAGTCCGTCGCCCTCGCGCTCGCTCGTCTCCCACACCCGCTGGTCTTGGCCTTCGACGCCGACGACGCAGGCCAAGCCGGAGCCGACCGACTCGCCACGCTCCTCGAGGCACGAGACCGGACCCCTGTCCGACTCGACCTCGATACCGGTGACCTCAACGACGCGATGCGTCGCTCGGACGACTGGCCCTCTCGCCTCGAGTCCGCCGTCGATCAGGCGATGGCAACCCGTTCGGTCGGGGCCGGGGTGGAGCGGTGA
- a CDS encoding ATP-binding protein, which translates to MNRASLRLNFHRGTTAHVASIYPFSVQGSFGHRGTYVGLDLLAGGGEFCWDPFEAYAAGLVTNPNGWVLGEPGNGKSALVKCLLWRQAAVYGTGNAGRWIAIADPKGEYASLAEHLGLTTVRLSPGGTATINPLAPGPAAEHEPEDRQILRRAEMCTALVATVLERNLTQLEDAVVFAAVEQLTAAPLVEPTLTDVAHLVADPTDQMAERLRSHGRDLAAETSNVAYALDKLLSRSLRGMFDGRSTVPLRWDGPGVVLDLSAVPLDSEALPLVMVATAGWFQQLMACPGPQRIQVLDEAWALLGNRHTAGYLQTCFKLGRTYGVANLCITHRASDLVAQADDGTATSKIAAGLLADSATKIILRQAPDQLDAAVAHFGLTEPEASIVGQLTRGRALWKLGGRTAVVHHVLGPSEAAICDTDARMNARQAGEVEAA; encoded by the coding sequence ATGAACCGGGCATCGCTTCGCCTCAACTTCCACCGCGGCACGACCGCGCACGTGGCCAGCATCTACCCGTTCTCGGTCCAGGGCTCGTTCGGACACCGGGGCACCTACGTCGGCCTCGACCTCCTCGCCGGAGGAGGCGAGTTCTGCTGGGACCCCTTCGAGGCATACGCCGCTGGGCTGGTCACCAACCCCAACGGCTGGGTCCTCGGCGAACCCGGCAACGGCAAGTCCGCCCTCGTCAAGTGCCTCCTGTGGCGCCAAGCCGCCGTCTACGGGACCGGCAACGCCGGACGCTGGATTGCCATCGCCGACCCGAAGGGCGAGTACGCGTCGCTCGCTGAGCACCTCGGTCTCACCACCGTGCGGCTCAGCCCGGGCGGCACCGCCACCATCAACCCGCTCGCTCCCGGTCCCGCGGCCGAACACGAGCCCGAGGACCGCCAGATCCTCCGACGCGCCGAGATGTGCACCGCGCTCGTCGCCACCGTCCTCGAACGCAACCTCACCCAGCTCGAGGACGCCGTCGTGTTCGCTGCGGTCGAACAACTCACCGCCGCGCCACTCGTCGAGCCGACACTCACCGACGTCGCCCACCTCGTCGCCGACCCCACCGATCAGATGGCCGAACGGCTCCGGTCCCACGGCCGGGACCTCGCGGCCGAGACGAGCAACGTCGCCTACGCCCTCGACAAGCTCCTGTCCCGCTCCCTGCGCGGCATGTTCGACGGGCGTTCCACGGTCCCGCTTCGCTGGGACGGCCCTGGCGTCGTACTCGACCTGTCGGCGGTGCCGCTCGACTCCGAGGCTCTCCCGCTGGTGATGGTCGCCACCGCCGGGTGGTTCCAACAGCTGATGGCGTGTCCCGGACCGCAACGCATCCAGGTCCTCGACGAAGCCTGGGCACTGCTCGGCAACCGCCACACCGCGGGCTACCTCCAGACCTGCTTCAAGCTCGGCCGCACCTACGGCGTTGCCAACCTGTGTATCACCCACCGGGCATCCGACCTCGTCGCCCAAGCCGACGACGGCACCGCCACCAGCAAGATCGCCGCCGGGCTGCTCGCCGACTCGGCCACCAAGATCATCCTCCGCCAAGCCCCAGACCAGCTCGACGCCGCGGTCGCTCACTTCGGGCTCACCGAACCCGAAGCCTCGATCGTCGGACAGCTCACCCGAGGCCGTGCCCTGTGGAAGCTCGGTGGCCGAACGGCCGTTGTCCACCACGTCCTCGGCCCGAGCGAAGCCGCGATCTGCGACACCGATGCCCGGATGAACGCGAGGCAGGCCGGCGAGGTCGAGGCGGCGTGA
- a CDS encoding type IV secretion system protein — protein MILGIGFPNPIGWAIDKVTGFVGGVATAGFEMIIGGLVAWVVDAVVWVVGGVFNFFLDSTDPNVQADWFITGDGPYATTVGIGASLLLLFVLAGIVQGTLSGDVGGMLRRMGLELPISIIGMVGLVTVTQILVQLTDALSGEVLGNFQDDISEFGAVVATLSHLNGGTSTAFVVFVLGLVTVLAGLILVAELVVRSALIYIVVALAPLVFAARLWPATRGASRKLLDLLVALIVSKLVIAIALSVAAAAAVGAGSGGEVTALPEPEVFAEDPGGSVTQAVGILLTAAAAFGVSAFSPLLIARLLPLTEGALVAQGVKGGPVRAGQQGMMAANTVQMVSGRRYSQIANGKAAASGANGAALPAGGGGAAASKAGAAGGAGGGAAAGGAGAAGAAAGPVAVAVVGAQAAAKGVKKGASAATGTAEAASDASDAGSSSGSGSSGPASRRPERPARPPGSGRNGQGPQRGGRPDAS, from the coding sequence GTGATCCTCGGCATCGGATTCCCCAATCCGATCGGTTGGGCCATCGACAAGGTCACCGGGTTCGTCGGCGGTGTCGCTACCGCAGGGTTCGAGATGATCATCGGTGGGCTGGTCGCCTGGGTCGTCGACGCCGTGGTGTGGGTTGTCGGCGGGGTGTTCAACTTCTTCTTGGACTCCACGGACCCCAACGTCCAGGCCGACTGGTTCATCACCGGTGACGGCCCCTACGCCACCACCGTCGGGATCGGTGCCAGCCTCCTGTTGTTGTTCGTCCTGGCCGGGATCGTCCAGGGAACCCTCAGCGGAGACGTCGGCGGGATGCTGCGCCGCATGGGCCTCGAGCTGCCGATCTCGATCATCGGGATGGTCGGGCTCGTCACCGTCACGCAGATCCTTGTCCAGCTCACCGACGCGCTCTCCGGCGAGGTCCTCGGCAACTTCCAAGACGACATCTCCGAGTTCGGAGCCGTGGTCGCCACCCTCAGCCACCTCAACGGCGGCACGTCTACCGCTTTCGTGGTCTTCGTCCTCGGGCTGGTCACCGTGCTCGCCGGGCTGATCCTCGTGGCCGAGCTCGTTGTGCGCTCCGCGCTTATCTACATCGTCGTCGCCCTCGCCCCGCTCGTGTTCGCCGCCCGACTTTGGCCCGCCACTCGCGGCGCCAGCCGCAAGCTCCTCGACCTGCTCGTCGCACTCATCGTGTCGAAGCTCGTCATCGCCATCGCACTGTCCGTCGCAGCTGCGGCCGCGGTCGGCGCCGGTTCGGGTGGCGAGGTCACGGCGTTGCCCGAACCGGAGGTGTTCGCCGAGGACCCCGGCGGGTCGGTCACCCAGGCCGTTGGCATATTGCTCACCGCCGCGGCGGCGTTCGGTGTCTCCGCGTTCTCGCCGTTGCTGATCGCCCGGCTCCTACCGCTCACCGAGGGAGCGCTCGTCGCCCAAGGCGTGAAGGGCGGACCGGTTCGGGCGGGCCAGCAGGGGATGATGGCCGCCAACACCGTCCAGATGGTGTCGGGTCGGCGCTACAGCCAGATCGCCAACGGCAAGGCAGCTGCATCGGGCGCCAACGGTGCCGCGCTCCCGGCGGGCGGTGGCGGTGCGGCTGCATCCAAGGCCGGCGCGGCCGGAGGCGCGGGTGGGGGTGCCGCAGCGGGCGGAGCCGGCGCTGCTGGTGCAGCGGCTGGGCCTGTAGCCGTCGCAGTCGTCGGCGCTCAGGCGGCAGCCAAGGGCGTCAAGAAGGGCGCGTCAGCGGCAACTGGGACCGCGGAAGCCGCGTCCGACGCCAGCGACGCAGGGTCCAGCTCCGGGTCGGGGTCCTCTGGTCCGGCGTCGAGACGCCCCGAACGACCAGCCAGGCCGCCGGGGTCGGGCCGCAACGGTCAAGGGCCACAGCGAGGAGGTCGGCCCGATGCGAGCTGA